AACAATTGGTTCACGATTCTGCTGACTCTAATTTAAAGCCTGTCACGCTTGAGCTTGGAGGGAAATCACCTAATATTATCTTTAGCGATGCACCGGATTTGAATGAAGCGATTGAACGTTCTTTTTACGGCTTGTTTACACATAAAGGAGAAAAATGCTCAGCGCCTACGCGCTTGTTAGTACAGCGTGACATTTATAAGCAAGTAGTTGATAAGCTAGCAGATTATGCAAATAGCTACAAGTGCGGCAACCCTTTTGATCCTGATTCAAATCAAGGAGCTCAAGTCTCTGAATCTCATATGCAGTCAATCTTGCACTATATCGAGAGTGGCATACGTGAAGGAGCTACGCTAGCAGCGGGCGGCGAGCGCGATATGAGCGGAGATAATAAGCACGGGTATTTTATCCGTCCTACTATTTTTGCAGATGTTGATAATAAGATGACTATTGCACAAGAAGAAATTTTTGGCCCTGTCCTGTGTGTGATTCCATTTGATACAGAAGATGAAGCGGTGCAAATTGCGAATGATACGATTTATGGTTTAGCAGCTGGACTCTGGACAAAAGATGTATCAAGAGCCAATCGTGTAGCAAAAAAGCTAGAAGCAGGCATGGTTTTTATCAATAAATACGGCTGCTATGATTTTGCTAGCCCGTTTGGAGGATGGAAACAAAGCGGATGGGGGAAAGAATATGCGATTCATTCTCTTCAATCTTACACAAAAGTAAAAGCAATATGGATGGCTTATTAAATTAAAAAGCTGGAGGAAAGTATGATGAAGATGAAAGCAGCGGTCATGACGGGCGTTAATGCGCCTCTTGAAATTTTAGCGGTGGATTTAGCAGCACCAAAAGCCAATGAAGTACTTGTGAAAATAGAAGCAACGGGCGTGTGTCATAGTGATTTAAATGCTTTGGAAGATCCTTCTACACCAACGCCTACTATTTTAGGACACGAAGGTGCAGGTATTGTAACGGCAGTCGGTTTGAATGTAAAAACGGTAAAAGTAGGAGATAAAGTAGCGCTTAGCTGGGTTCCTTACTGCGGCACGTGTGAGTTTTGTGTGACGGGGGCCGTACATCTGTGTGATTCAGCTTTTGGTCCGATGTTTAACGGAACGCTGTTAGACGGTACCTCTCGATTAAGCAAAGATGGAGAGCTGGTTTTTCACAACTCGCTGCTTTCCACTTTTGCTGAATATGCGGTGGTGCCGGAAATGTCTTGTATTAAGCTTCCTGATGAGATGCCGATGGCTCAAGCCTCTTTAATTGGATGCGGTGTAGCGACGGGGTACGGAGCAGCTGTAAACGCAGCCAAAGTTACGCCGGGTTCTACCGTAGCCGTCTTTGGCATCGGAGGAGTAGGCATTAACGCCATTCAAGGGGCTCGGATTGCAGGAGCGAGCAAAATTATTGCATGCGATGTAAAACCAGCTAATTTGGAACTTGCTAAAACATTCGGAGCTACTCATACGATAAATGTAGCTTCAGAAGAAGCAAGTGAAGCTTTAAAAGCTTTAACAGGAGGCCACGGCGTCCATTTCGCGATTGACTGCTCGGGTCATACAAAAGCTACTGAATCTGCTTGGAATGGAACGAGAAAAGGAGGCACGGTAGTTGTAGTAGGAGCCTTTAACCCATCCATGTCTATCAGTTTACCAGGCGGAGGGTTTCATCGTGTCGGCAAAATATTGAAAGGAAGCTTTTACGGAGACACGCAGCCGTTTCGTGATTTCCCTAAAATTGCTCAGCTTTATTTAGACGGAAAATTTATGTTAGACGAACTGATTCTTGGGCGCATGCAGCTTGACGATATTAACGAAGCTTTTCAATCATTTCACGATTGTAATTGTGTAAACGTAGGCCGGTCAGTAATCGAATTTCCATCAATTGCATCTCAAGATTCGTTAGAAAACGGAGATGAATTTGACATCGTTTCATAATGTAAATGAGCTAAGAAAGGGGAAAAACAATGAATTCAGTATTTGAATTTACAACAAAAACAAGCATAGCGTATGGAGTAGACCGAGCTTTGCAAATTGGAAAAGATGTTGAAGCAGTGAGCGGGGAAAAAAGAGCCGTGTTAGTGACGGATCCAGGGGTAATAAAAGTTGGTTTAGCAGACATTGCATTGAAAGCGCTTCAAAATAATGGTGTAGAAACGTTCGTT
The genomic region above belongs to Priestia megaterium and contains:
- a CDS encoding Zn-dependent alcohol dehydrogenase — its product is MMKMKAAVMTGVNAPLEILAVDLAAPKANEVLVKIEATGVCHSDLNALEDPSTPTPTILGHEGAGIVTAVGLNVKTVKVGDKVALSWVPYCGTCEFCVTGAVHLCDSAFGPMFNGTLLDGTSRLSKDGELVFHNSLLSTFAEYAVVPEMSCIKLPDEMPMAQASLIGCGVATGYGAAVNAAKVTPGSTVAVFGIGGVGINAIQGARIAGASKIIACDVKPANLELAKTFGATHTINVASEEASEALKALTGGHGVHFAIDCSGHTKATESAWNGTRKGGTVVVVGAFNPSMSISLPGGGFHRVGKILKGSFYGDTQPFRDFPKIAQLYLDGKFMLDELILGRMQLDDINEAFQSFHDCNCVNVGRSVIEFPSIASQDSLENGDEFDIVS